In a single window of the Campylobacter fetus subsp. testudinum 03-427 genome:
- the macB gene encoding macrolide-specific efflux protein, ATP-binding/permease protein MacB (Pfam matches to PF12704.3 MacB_PCD, and to PF00005.23 ABC_tran, and to PF02687.17 FtsX), protein MIKLENIKKSFITGGVSSDVLKGINLEIKKGEFVAIIGQSGSGKSTLMNILGCLDTPTSGKYLLDSLDISKFKKDELSNLRLKKFGFIFQRYNLLSSNDTKSNVALPGIYAGMSKIDRINRAKDILKKLGLEDKFDTMPNHLSGGQQQRVSIARALMNGGEILLCDEPTGALDSSSGVMVMQILDSLHKDGHTIIVVTHDKDIAAWADRIIEIKDGNIISDTRKNTQIYELKQSLKAIKPSLKAVRDQFFESFAMSLGAIKSHKLRSFLTMLGIIIGIASVICVVALAKGSQQKILSDINNMGTNTITIFPGKGFGDMHSGRVRSLSVDDSNLLGKLDFVDFSTPRMNTSGLLTYANQSFSGSLRSGSEHSLAISGLKIEKGRDFTKDDIINSRSNIIIDQFTKDAFFKDIDPIGKVILFNKQPFTIVGLVKRDETSFSGDSLTVYAPYTTTMNKLTGDRDIRSIMLKLKDGVNAQVAEQSIIEVLKIRRGSKDFFTRNSDTIRQTIESTMNTMSLLISGIALISLMVGGIGVMNIMLVSVFERTKEIGIRMAIGAKSKDIMTQFLIEAILLCAIGGSIGIGLAYVIGYGFNVFGGDFKMIFSTASIFIALGVSSLIGIVFGYIPARNASKLNPIDALLRE, encoded by the coding sequence ATGATAAAACTAGAAAATATCAAGAAAAGTTTTATCACTGGTGGTGTTAGTAGTGATGTTTTAAAAGGTATAAATTTAGAGATAAAAAAAGGCGAGTTTGTAGCTATCATAGGTCAATCAGGTAGTGGAAAATCCACTCTTATGAATATTTTAGGTTGTCTTGATACTCCAACTAGCGGAAAATACCTTTTAGACTCTTTAGATATAAGTAAATTTAAAAAAGACGAACTTTCAAATTTAAGACTTAAAAAATTCGGTTTTATATTTCAGCGTTATAATCTTCTAAGTTCAAACGACACGAAAAGCAATGTTGCGCTTCCTGGAATTTATGCAGGTATGAGTAAGATAGATAGGATAAATAGAGCCAAAGATATCTTAAAAAAACTTGGACTAGAAGATAAATTTGATACCATGCCAAATCATCTAAGTGGCGGTCAGCAGCAGCGCGTGAGTATCGCAAGAGCGCTTATGAATGGTGGAGAGATACTGCTTTGTGATGAGCCTACTGGCGCTCTTGATAGCAGTAGCGGCGTGATGGTTATGCAAATTTTAGATAGTTTGCACAAAGACGGTCATACTATCATCGTAGTTACTCACGATAAAGATATAGCTGCGTGGGCAGATAGAATCATTGAGATAAAAGATGGAAATATCATAAGTGATACTAGAAAAAATACTCAAATTTATGAGCTAAAACAGAGTTTAAAAGCTATAAAACCTAGTTTAAAGGCGGTGAGGGATCAGTTTTTCGAGAGTTTTGCGATGTCTCTTGGTGCTATAAAATCGCATAAATTAAGATCATTTCTTACTATGCTTGGTATCATCATCGGTATAGCTTCTGTTATTTGCGTTGTGGCTCTTGCTAAAGGTAGTCAGCAAAAAATCCTATCTGATATCAATAATATGGGTACAAATACGATTACCATATTTCCTGGAAAAGGTTTTGGCGATATGCATTCAGGTAGAGTTCGTAGCCTTAGCGTTGATGATTCAAATTTATTAGGAAAACTTGATTTTGTTGATTTTTCAACTCCTAGAATGAACACTAGCGGACTTCTGACTTACGCAAATCAGAGTTTTAGCGGTAGTCTTAGAAGCGGAAGCGAACACTCTTTGGCGATATCTGGACTTAAGATAGAAAAAGGTAGGGATTTCACAAAAGATGATATTATAAACTCAAGATCAAATATCATAATAGATCAATTTACAAAAGATGCATTTTTTAAAGATATTGATCCTATCGGAAAAGTAATTTTGTTTAACAAGCAGCCATTTACTATAGTAGGTTTAGTAAAACGAGACGAGACTTCTTTTAGCGGTGATAGTTTAACTGTATATGCTCCATATACTACAACTATGAATAAACTAACAGGCGATAGAGATATAAGATCTATTATGCTAAAACTAAAAGACGGAGTAAATGCTCAAGTAGCAGAGCAAAGCATAATAGAAGTTTTGAAAATTAGGCGTGGGAGTAAGGATTTTTTTACTAGAAACTCAGATACTATCAGACAAACTATAGAAAGTACGATGAATACGATGAGTCTTTTGATATCTGGAATCGCACTTATATCTTTGATGGTTGGCGGAATAGGTGTTATGAATATTATGTTAGTTAGTGTGTTTGAGCGTACAAAAGAGATAGGTATAAGAATGGCGATAGGCGCAAAAAGTAAAGATATAATGACTCAATTTTTGATAGAAGCGATACTGCTTTGTGCTATTGGCGGAAGTATCGGAATAGGGCTTGCATATGTGATTGGCTATGGATTTAATGTATTTGGCGGGGATTTTAAGATGATATTTAGTACAGCTTCTATATTTATAGCGCTTGGAGTTTCGAGCTTGATAGGTATAGTTTTTGGCTATATACCTGCTAGAAACGCATCTAAGCTAAATCCTATAGATGCACTTTTAAGGGAGTAA
- a CDS encoding competence protein, ComEC family (Pfam match to PF03772.12 Competence), producing the protein MNLFQTKMQIATLISLCILIFGVNLMLEYFKFESFRDAKYSFINAKIIQNYEKQGKNSNYFILKLKSNEFTFYTRTKNMVEFSDVKVGVISKNLKFKDYLKGSFFLPSFKFEPQKSSLSFTDNVQNSIENQHENPKLKELYSALYLATPINKELRANVTNWGIAHIIAISGFHLSLIFAFIFFILKPVVKPLQSRYFPYININFYISIFIFILMGFYLYILDFTPSFLRSYIMGVFGFLLLSRGLSIFKFGNLCLTILIAVAFSPKLLFSIGFYFSCLGVFFIFLYIHHFGDKNDLKSRLKIALHTLFLEIFVFGAMNIPVYYFFTSASLYQLSVIPLAYVFVVFYPLSIFLHFFSLGGIFDSQMLTFLEFADKQSDIFIPFWIFVFFNFLLILAIKFKSVAILLSAGGMVLFLFSLIF; encoded by the coding sequence ATGAATTTATTTCAAACCAAAATGCAGATTGCTACTTTGATTAGCCTTTGCATTTTGATTTTTGGAGTAAATTTAATGCTTGAATATTTTAAATTTGAGAGTTTTAGAGACGCTAAATATTCGTTTATAAATGCAAAAATTATTCAAAATTACGAAAAACAAGGGAAAAATAGCAATTATTTTATTTTAAAGCTTAAATCTAACGAATTCACATTTTATACAAGAACAAAAAATATGGTTGAATTTAGCGACGTAAAAGTCGGCGTAATCAGTAAAAATCTTAAATTTAAAGATTATTTAAAAGGTAGTTTTTTCTTGCCGAGTTTTAAATTTGAGCCTCAAAAAAGTAGTTTAAGTTTTACAGATAATGTTCAAAATAGTATAGAAAATCAGCACGAAAATCCTAAATTAAAAGAGCTTTATAGCGCTCTTTATCTTGCTACACCTATAAATAAAGAGCTAAGAGCGAACGTGACAAATTGGGGTATAGCTCATATCATCGCCATTAGCGGATTTCATCTTAGTCTTATATTTGCTTTTATATTTTTTATCCTAAAGCCAGTTGTCAAGCCGCTGCAAAGTAGATATTTTCCATATATAAATATAAATTTTTATATAAGCATTTTTATATTTATTTTGATGGGATTTTATCTTTATATTTTGGACTTTACTCCTAGTTTTTTGCGCTCGTATATAATGGGTGTTTTTGGATTTTTGCTTCTTAGTAGAGGGCTGAGTATATTTAAATTTGGAAATTTGTGTTTAACTATTTTGATCGCTGTTGCTTTTAGTCCGAAACTTCTGTTTTCGATCGGGTTTTATTTTTCTTGTTTGGGAGTGTTTTTTATATTTTTGTATATCCATCATTTTGGAGATAAAAACGATCTAAAAAGCAGACTTAAGATAGCTTTGCATACTCTGTTTTTGGAGATTTTTGTGTTTGGTGCGATGAACATTCCGGTATATTATTTTTTTACTTCAGCAAGTTTGTATCAATTAAGCGTTATACCTTTGGCTTATGTTTTTGTTGTTTTTTATCCTCTTAGTATATTTCTTCATTTTTTTAGTCTTGGAGGAATTTTTGATTCTCAAATGCTTACTTTTTTAGAATTTGCTGATAAACAAAGTGATATTTTCATACCGTTTTGGATATTTGTATTTTTTAATTTTTTACTAATTCTTGCTATTAAATTTAAAAGCGTGGCTATACTTTTATCTGCTGGAGGTATGGTTTTATTTCTTTTTTCATTGATATTTTAA
- a CDS encoding phosphoserine phosphatase family protein (Pfam match to PF06888.8 Put_Phosphatase), which yields MLKVAIAYDFDGTLAKGNIQENSFIPSVGITKEEFWSQVKQLSEERNMDEILSYMYLMIKIAEKENKKIDRDNLKNHGKSVKYFNGVEEYFNRINEYAKSFDIEIKHYIISSGTKEMIEGTTIANKFDIIYASSFFYDDYGKPVWPALAINYTTKTQYLYRINKGIHNAYDNKLINKYIPENEREIQFKHIIYLGDGETDIPAMKLVKANGGKSIAVFDKEKRDLAKTLIEQNRVNYVAEADYVENSDIDIILKSIIYSIYTENKYGSVNRDNIDIECSNKQFSVKKCLSVLDIKGFATAEKNRQNNMYLKKSLWNDHEYQTTFYLWKDEIFYGMVKIAKFNQSVKIYTLDLFPNDFFQELPENFFSKIYFKEDTVSDEQKIALKTLLRDITNSNQFDSEDIVLKSLKRDEMLKIK from the coding sequence ATGTTAAAAGTAGCTATAGCTTATGATTTTGATGGAACTTTGGCAAAAGGAAACATACAAGAAAATTCATTTATACCATCTGTTGGCATCACTAAAGAGGAATTTTGGTCTCAAGTAAAACAGTTGAGTGAAGAACGAAATATGGATGAAATACTATCATATATGTATCTAATGATAAAAATAGCAGAAAAAGAGAATAAAAAAATAGATAGAGATAATCTGAAAAATCACGGCAAAAGCGTTAAGTATTTTAACGGAGTTGAAGAGTATTTTAATAGAATAAATGAATACGCTAAAAGTTTTGATATAGAGATAAAACATTATATTATCTCATCTGGAACTAAAGAAATGATAGAAGGAACAACTATCGCAAATAAATTTGATATTATTTATGCTTCATCGTTTTTTTATGATGATTATGGAAAACCTGTTTGGCCGGCATTAGCTATCAATTATACTACAAAAACTCAGTATTTATATAGGATAAACAAAGGCATACATAATGCATATGACAATAAATTGATTAATAAATATATACCAGAAAATGAAAGAGAAATTCAATTTAAGCATATTATATATTTAGGTGATGGAGAAACTGATATACCGGCTATGAAGTTAGTAAAAGCCAATGGAGGAAAGTCTATTGCCGTATTTGATAAAGAAAAAAGAGATTTGGCTAAAACACTTATAGAGCAAAATAGAGTAAATTATGTTGCAGAGGCAGATTATGTAGAAAATAGCGATATAGATATTATACTTAAATCAATTATATATTCCATATATACTGAAAATAAATATGGTTCAGTCAATAGGGATAATATAGATATTGAGTGTAGCAATAAACAATTTAGCGTAAAGAAATGTTTGAGCGTATTAGATATTAAAGGTTTTGCAACCGCTGAGAAAAACAGACAAAACAATATGTATCTTAAAAAATCTTTATGGAATGATCATGAATACCAAACTACATTTTATTTATGGAAAGATGAGATATTTTACGGTATGGTCAAAATCGCAAAATTTAATCAAAGCGTAAAAATATATACTCTAGATTTGTTTCCTAATGATTTTTTTCAAGAGTTGCCAGAAAATTTCTTTTCTAAAATTTATTTCAAAGAAGATACCGTTTCAGATGAGCAGAAAATTGCTTTAAAAACTTTACTAAGAGATATAACAAATAGCAATCAATTTGATTCAGAAGATATAGTTTTAAAATCTTTAAAAAGAGATGAAATGCTTAAAATTAAATAA
- a CDS encoding TolC-like outer membrane efflux protein (Pfam matches to PF02321.14 OEP, and to PF02321.14 OEP), translated as MKNIIFVLFSLIFIGCASKSLEYNVKNINFYEPSWYKDFNQTTLNNLVNLSLKNSEDINIAVLNLEIAMLKAGLIRDDFFPTPSGKFGASTNKDIKTSSGWKNGFSSEFALSYEVDIYGKIFDNYEARDWEAKASQSTLENLRLTIINSVTDTYFNILYLNDAIRNLKQNLENLNMLDKLVLTKYELGKEEILSVRQSRQNILDLQNQILSNIRELETSYEIIKNFTRSDIKFDDLSLSNVQNSDISLDIDFAILKNRPDINEAISNLNASFYDYKVSEKNLYPSVSIGASLSDSDSKFSDSFGFNILGGTLNINLPFLDYSRLKKQINISEAQFKKNVLTYEKTLSNAVNEVIKYVNYYEGDKQRYENMQNIKKEREMIVAIYESKYSEGKAELKDLLEAKNSLISVQNMLLNQKYRLLNDELSYYKAIAK; from the coding sequence TTGAAAAATATAATATTTGTTTTATTTAGCTTGATTTTTATAGGATGTGCATCTAAATCTTTGGAGTATAATGTAAAAAACATAAATTTTTATGAGCCTTCGTGGTATAAGGATTTTAACCAAACAACGCTAAATAATTTAGTAAATTTGAGTTTAAAAAATAGCGAAGATATAAATATCGCTGTTTTAAATTTAGAGATCGCTATGTTAAAAGCGGGGCTCATCAGAGATGATTTTTTCCCGACTCCTTCAGGCAAATTTGGAGCATCGACTAACAAAGATATCAAAACATCTAGTGGCTGGAAAAACGGTTTTTCTAGTGAGTTTGCGCTTAGCTATGAAGTAGATATTTACGGTAAAATTTTCGATAATTACGAAGCTAGAGACTGGGAAGCTAAAGCTAGTCAAAGCACGCTTGAAAACCTACGTCTAACGATAATAAATAGCGTGACTGATACGTATTTCAATATACTTTATCTAAACGATGCCATAAGAAATTTAAAACAAAACTTAGAGAATTTAAATATGCTCGATAAGCTTGTTTTAACTAAGTATGAGCTTGGAAAAGAGGAGATTTTAAGCGTAAGGCAGAGCAGACAAAACATACTTGATCTGCAAAATCAAATTTTATCAAATATCAGAGAGTTAGAAACTAGCTATGAAATTATCAAAAACTTTACTAGAAGCGATATCAAATTTGATGACTTAAGTCTTTCAAACGTCCAAAATAGCGATATAAGCCTTGATATAGATTTTGCGATATTGAAAAATAGACCAGATATAAATGAGGCTATTTCAAATTTAAACGCTAGTTTTTATGACTATAAAGTTAGTGAAAAAAATCTCTATCCAAGTGTGAGCATAGGCGCTAGTTTGAGTGATAGCGACTCTAAATTTAGTGATAGTTTTGGATTTAATATTTTAGGTGGTACTTTAAATATAAATTTACCTTTTCTTGATTATTCGCGGTTAAAAAAGCAGATAAATATATCTGAAGCTCAGTTCAAAAAAAATGTTTTAACATATGAAAAAACTCTTTCAAATGCTGTAAATGAGGTTATAAAATACGTAAATTACTATGAGGGCGATAAACAAAGATATGAAAATATGCAAAATATCAAAAAAGAACGTGAAATGATAGTAGCGATCTATGAAAGTAAATACAGCGAGGGTAAAGCTGAGTTAAAAGATCTTTTGGAGGCCAAAAACTCTCTTATCAGCGTACAAAATATGCTTTTAAATCAAAAATACCGCCTTTTAAATGATGAGTTGAGTTATTATAAAGCTATAGCAAAATAG
- the macA gene encoding macrolide-specific efflux protein, membrane fusion protein MacA (Pfam match to PF16576.1 HlyD_D23) — MKKWIAAVAVLVVIFGVWYYQNSKKPQNEYLTTIVKKGNLTQSVEAVGEVFAENLVDVGAQVSGQIKELYVKVGDKVKKGDKIAQIDSIKQQNTLDQQLAALEILNAKLKSAKISLNIAEIQYNRELRLAEQNATSVENLENYKNTLSLQNASLKEIEAQIKQTQIEISTAKTNLNYTDIRAPFDGVVVSVPVEVGQTLNANQTTPTLVNIADLNKMEIRMQISEGDVPKISIGDRVEYSILSDINKKYIGFLTSIDPGLTTLSDGKYKTTSSSSSSSSSSSSSSAVYYYAKLKVDNSSKFLRIGMTTQNTIIIKEIKDTLLLPTMAIKSDENGNFVLIKNGEEIKKARVEVGISSSVDTQILSGLSEGDEVVTSQLGSDELKKLLNTRSPKIRV, encoded by the coding sequence ATGAAAAAATGGATAGCAGCAGTAGCTGTTTTGGTAGTTATCTTTGGTGTTTGGTACTATCAAAACTCCAAAAAACCACAAAATGAGTATCTAACAACTATAGTAAAAAAAGGAAATTTAACCCAAAGCGTGGAAGCTGTAGGCGAGGTTTTTGCAGAAAATTTAGTAGATGTTGGAGCTCAAGTAAGCGGACAGATAAAAGAACTTTATGTAAAAGTTGGAGATAAAGTCAAAAAAGGTGATAAAATCGCTCAAATAGACTCTATAAAACAACAAAATACGCTAGATCAGCAATTAGCAGCTCTTGAGATACTAAATGCTAAGCTAAAATCAGCCAAAATTTCTTTAAATATAGCTGAAATTCAGTATAACCGTGAGCTAAGGTTAGCAGAACAAAATGCAACATCTGTTGAAAATTTGGAAAATTATAAAAATACTTTAAGTTTGCAAAACGCAAGTTTAAAAGAGATAGAAGCCCAAATAAAACAGACTCAAATAGAAATAAGCACAGCAAAAACAAATCTAAACTATACAGATATCAGAGCTCCGTTTGATGGAGTCGTGGTCTCTGTGCCAGTAGAGGTTGGTCAAACTTTAAATGCAAATCAAACAACTCCAACTTTGGTAAATATAGCTGATCTTAATAAAATGGAGATTAGAATGCAAATAAGTGAAGGAGACGTACCAAAGATAAGCATAGGAGATAGAGTAGAGTACAGCATTCTTTCAGATATAAATAAAAAATATATAGGATTTCTTACATCTATAGATCCGGGTCTTACTACGCTAAGTGATGGAAAATACAAAACCACAAGCTCAAGCAGTTCTAGCTCGAGTTCTAGTTCTAGCAGCTCAGCAGTGTATTATTATGCAAAATTAAAAGTAGATAATTCAAGTAAGTTTTTAAGAATCGGTATGACAACACAAAATACCATAATAATAAAAGAGATAAAAGATACTCTTTTACTCCCTACAATGGCTATAAAAAGTGATGAAAATGGTAATTTTGTGCTTATAAAAAACGGTGAAGAGATAAAAAAAGCAAGAGTAGAAGTAGGCATTAGCAGCAGTGTCGATACTCAAATTCTAAGTGGATTAAGCGAGGGAGATGAGGTAGTGACATCTCAGCTTGGCAGCGATGAATTAAAAAAACTTTTAAATACTAGATCGCCAAAGATAAGAGTATGA